A region from the Polaribacter sp. Hel1_33_78 genome encodes:
- a CDS encoding DMT family transporter has protein sequence MENSHNKNLSLLLLATLFISTSGVLGKYIALPSEVIILCRASFASVFMYLFCRFKKVNLKIKSRKDFFSFTISGFFMGAHWVTYFIALKLSNVALGMLSLYTFPVITAFLEPFFSKQKLNPIHIFFAILVLIGVYILVPDFSLNNDQLKGILFGILSAFCYALRNLTLKKHIKNYNGSALMLHQMVIVSVLLSPVLFLSDFSNFESQLPFLVLIALLTTAIGHTMMVNSLKHFSISTASIISSVQPIFGIIIAFVFVNEIPSINTFIGGGLILLTVVLESIRIRK, from the coding sequence ATGGAAAACTCGCATAATAAAAACTTATCTCTATTACTGTTAGCAACTCTTTTTATAAGTACTTCTGGTGTTTTAGGAAAATATATTGCGCTACCTAGTGAAGTAATTATTTTATGCAGAGCCAGTTTTGCTTCTGTATTTATGTATCTATTTTGTCGATTTAAAAAGGTGAATTTAAAAATAAAATCGAGAAAGGATTTTTTCTCTTTTACCATAAGCGGTTTTTTTATGGGTGCTCATTGGGTCACTTATTTTATAGCTTTAAAACTTTCTAACGTAGCCTTAGGTATGCTTTCTTTGTACACTTTCCCTGTAATTACAGCTTTTTTAGAACCTTTTTTTTCAAAACAGAAATTAAATCCGATTCATATTTTTTTCGCAATTTTAGTCTTAATTGGAGTTTACATACTAGTTCCAGATTTTTCTTTAAACAACGATCAGTTAAAAGGAATTTTATTCGGAATTCTTTCTGCCTTCTGCTACGCTTTGAGAAACCTTACTTTAAAAAAACATATTAAAAATTACAATGGAAGTGCGTTAATGCTGCACCAAATGGTTATTGTTTCTGTCCTACTATCTCCTGTGTTATTTCTAAGTGACTTTTCTAATTTTGAAAGTCAACTACCATTTTTAGTTCTAATTGCTTTATTAACGACTGCAATTGGTCATACGATGATGGTAAATTCTTTGAAGCATTTTTCTATTTCTACAGCAAGTATTATAAGCAGTGTTCAACCAATTTTTGGAATAATAATTGCCTTCGTTTTCGTAAATGAGATACCAAGTATTAATACCTTTATTGGAGGGGGTCTAATTTTATTAACAGTTGTTCTTGAAAGTATAAGGATTAGAAAATAA
- the dprA gene encoding DNA-processing protein DprA has translation MEEENLLAVLRLQKSKAIGDILAKKLIVTVGDVAQIFKEKSATLQKINGIGSHAIKHLFDTENILKAKQELAYIKKNKIQYSYFLDDDYPYNLHNCIDSPILLFKDGNINLKNDKIISIVGTRNMSSYGRDFCNKLIEDLAEYNPIIISGFAYGVDICAHKAAVKNKLQTIAVLAHGFEQIYPKVHKKHINEVNENGGFLTEFWSEEAPLRENFLKRNRIVAGISKATIIVESAAKGGSLVTADIANSYDKDVFAVPGRTTDIYSKGCNNLIKNNQANLLTSAKDIVKMLNWDLNEKSKIIQKQLFVELNENEQKIYDLLHEKGQQLLDVISLECNIPMYQLSAILLQMELKGITKPLPGKMFELI, from the coding sequence TTGGAAGAAGAAAATTTATTAGCTGTTTTGCGCTTGCAGAAAAGTAAAGCTATTGGCGATATTTTAGCTAAAAAACTTATTGTTACTGTGGGAGATGTTGCTCAGATTTTTAAAGAAAAATCAGCTACTTTGCAAAAAATCAACGGCATTGGGAGTCATGCAATCAAACATTTGTTTGATACCGAGAATATACTTAAGGCGAAACAAGAATTGGCCTATATCAAAAAAAATAAAATTCAATATTCTTATTTTTTAGACGATGATTACCCTTACAATCTTCATAATTGTATTGATAGTCCAATTTTATTATTCAAAGATGGAAATATAAACTTGAAGAATGATAAGATAATTTCTATTGTCGGTACAAGAAATATGAGTTCTTATGGAAGAGATTTTTGTAACAAATTAATAGAAGATTTAGCGGAATATAATCCTATAATCATAAGTGGTTTTGCCTACGGAGTGGATATTTGTGCGCACAAAGCAGCTGTAAAAAACAAGCTACAAACAATTGCAGTTTTAGCCCACGGTTTTGAGCAAATTTATCCAAAAGTTCATAAAAAACATATTAATGAAGTAAATGAAAATGGGGGGTTTTTAACAGAGTTTTGGAGTGAGGAAGCTCCATTAAGAGAAAATTTTTTAAAGAGAAATAGAATTGTTGCGGGTATTTCAAAAGCTACTATTATTGTAGAGTCTGCTGCAAAAGGAGGCTCTTTGGTTACTGCAGATATTGCCAATTCTTATGACAAAGATGTGTTTGCAGTTCCTGGTAGAACAACAGATATTTATAGTAAAGGCTGTAATAATTTAATTAAAAATAACCAGGCAAATTTGTTGACGTCGGCTAAAGATATTGTAAAAATGTTAAATTGGGATTTGAATGAAAAATCAAAAATAATTCAGAAACAATTATTTGTTGAGTTAAATGAAAACGAGCAAAAAATCTATGATTTATTGCACGAAAAAGGGCAACAATTATTGGATGTAATTTCTTTAGAATGTAATATTCCTATGTATCAACTGTCAGCAATTTTATTACAAATGGAATTAAAAGGGATTACAAAACCTTTACCAGGAAAGATGTTTGAACTTATTTAA
- a CDS encoding SPOR domain-containing protein has product MNLANYISDLLYRYNCVIIPDFGGFVTNKIGAKVNETSNTFYPPAKQITFNSHLKVNDGLLTNYIASSENITFEKASGIIALSVTEWKNEINTKPIQIGAVGVLTLNENDQIIFEPNTTVNYLTESFGLTSVASESIKRNITKVKPLIPILKKENKKGIPTFIKYAATAAIMLTLSFAGNNAYQQNKQESIIANQEKAIEKKIQSATFVITNPLPTIALNVLKEEVVSKPYHVVAGAFQFPENAEKKVNQLKKQGYKASILGANKWGLIEVAFDSFLDKNEAINNLYKIQATVSEDAWLLIKK; this is encoded by the coding sequence ATGAATTTAGCCAACTACATTAGCGATTTACTTTACAGGTATAATTGTGTAATTATTCCTGATTTTGGTGGTTTTGTGACCAACAAAATTGGCGCAAAAGTGAATGAAACTTCAAATACCTTTTATCCACCAGCAAAACAAATTACGTTTAATAGTCACTTAAAAGTGAATGATGGTTTGTTGACAAACTACATAGCTTCATCAGAAAACATCACATTTGAAAAAGCTTCTGGAATAATTGCTTTGTCCGTTACTGAATGGAAAAACGAAATCAACACAAAACCTATACAAATAGGCGCAGTTGGCGTTTTAACATTAAATGAAAATGATCAGATAATTTTTGAACCCAATACTACCGTTAATTATTTAACCGAATCTTTTGGGTTAACTTCAGTAGCATCTGAATCAATAAAAAGAAACATAACAAAAGTAAAACCTTTAATTCCGATCTTAAAAAAAGAAAACAAAAAAGGAATTCCTACTTTTATAAAATATGCTGCTACTGCTGCGATAATGTTAACACTCAGCTTTGCTGGCAACAATGCATATCAACAAAATAAACAAGAGTCAATAATAGCAAATCAAGAAAAAGCTATTGAGAAAAAAATTCAATCCGCTACTTTTGTAATTACTAATCCTCTGCCAACAATAGCATTAAATGTTTTGAAAGAAGAGGTAGTTTCAAAACCTTATCACGTTGTAGCTGGTGCTTTTCAGTTTCCTGAAAATGCAGAAAAAAAAGTAAATCAACTAAAGAAACAAGGTTACAAAGCAAGTATTCTTGGTGCAAATAAATGGGGATTAATAGAAGTAGCTTTTGATAGTTTTTTAGATAAAAATGAAGCTATTAATAACCTATATAAAATACAAGCAACAGTTTCGGAAGATGCTTGGTTACTGATAAAAAAGTAA
- a CDS encoding acyl-CoA thioesterase, giving the protein MEAKTSRESLTILTDLVLPGETNYLDNLFGGELLARMDRACSIAARRHSRRIVVTASVNHVAFNKSVPVGSVVTVEAKVSRAFKSSMEIYVDVWIEDRQSGQRTKVNEGIYTFVAVDETGKPVKIPQIIPETTLEKERFEGALRRKQLSLILAGKMKPDDATEIKALFK; this is encoded by the coding sequence ATGGAAGCAAAGACATCTCGAGAATCTTTAACGATACTTACAGATCTGGTTTTACCAGGAGAAACTAATTACTTAGACAATCTTTTTGGAGGAGAATTATTAGCAAGAATGGATAGAGCTTGCAGCATTGCTGCCAGACGTCATTCTAGAAGAATTGTGGTAACTGCTTCCGTAAATCATGTTGCTTTTAACAAATCTGTTCCTGTCGGGAGTGTAGTTACTGTAGAGGCTAAAGTTTCTAGAGCTTTTAAATCATCCATGGAGATTTATGTTGATGTTTGGATTGAAGACAGACAATCCGGCCAAAGAACAAAAGTTAATGAAGGTATTTATACTTTTGTAGCTGTTGATGAAACTGGAAAACCGGTAAAGATTCCACAAATTATACCAGAAACAACTTTAGAAAAAGAACGTTTTGAAGGGGCTCTTAGGCGCAAACAATTAAGCTTAATTTTAGCAGGAAAGATGAAACCAGATGATGCCACAGAGATTAAAGCTTTATTCAAATAA
- a CDS encoding mechanosensitive ion channel domain-containing protein has product MKKIQVKFSFQKARILVTNKIITILIYISLIVIISFIWGVDEKQLLIYISSFLTILGIAFFAQWSLLSNITAGIILYINYPVKIGDTITVLEKDNNITGEIRDIGAFFITLKTQENELITMPNSIILQKNIKYDSE; this is encoded by the coding sequence TTGAAAAAAATTCAAGTTAAATTCAGTTTCCAAAAAGCAAGAATATTAGTAACTAATAAAATAATTACAATACTTATTTATATTTCTTTAATAGTAATTATTTCATTTATTTGGGGGGTTGATGAAAAACAATTACTTATTTATATTTCTTCATTTTTAACTATTTTAGGAATTGCTTTCTTTGCGCAATGGTCTCTCTTATCTAATATTACAGCAGGTATAATTTTATATATTAATTATCCTGTTAAGATAGGTGACACCATTACAGTGCTTGAAAAAGACAACAATATTACTGGTGAAATTAGAGATATTGGGGCATTTTTTATCACTTTAAAAACACAAGAAAATGAATTAATTACAATGCCTAATTCTATTATCCTTCAGAAAAATATTAAATACGATTCTGAATAA
- a CDS encoding NAD(P)/FAD-dependent oxidoreductase has product MIQSYKKNPTLAENYDSIIIGSGMGSLTAGAILAKEGQKVLVLERHYIAGGFTHIFKRKGFEWDVGIHYIGEVQRKTSVIKKLFDYISDAQIQWADMGAVYDKIIIGDKEYDFVKGVENFKNKMLTYFPDEKQAIDAYVNLVFKAIKTSQKFYMDKALPPIMSSLIGGKMRKPFYNFSDKTTYEVLSSITKNEELIKVLSGQYGDYGLPPKQSSFVMHAAVAKHYFAGGSFPIGGSSEIAKTIDKVIEKAGGTILISAEVDEIIIKNNKAVGVQMKDGKTFTAKNIISGAGIMTTYNKLIPSDIAEKHQLKQQLQTVKRSVSHACLYIGLKGSPEELKLPKTNYWIYPNNIDHDTAIDNYVHNLNADFPVVYISFPSAKDPDWTNRYPGKSTIDIITLLPYDGFKNWDGTKWMKRGEEYEALKEKISKRLLEVLFKHIPQAKDKIEHYELSTPLTTKHFINYDEGEIYGLDHTPKRFRQKFLKPRTPIKNFYLTGQDVVTAGVAAALFSGVITTSAMTGKNIIKKVMKG; this is encoded by the coding sequence ATGATCCAATCTTACAAGAAAAACCCAACTTTAGCAGAAAATTACGATTCCATAATTATAGGCTCCGGAATGGGAAGTTTAACTGCGGGAGCTATTCTTGCAAAAGAAGGGCAAAAAGTTTTGGTTTTAGAACGCCATTATATTGCTGGAGGATTTACGCATATTTTTAAACGCAAAGGTTTTGAATGGGATGTTGGCATCCATTATATAGGGGAGGTTCAAAGAAAAACTTCAGTGATTAAAAAATTGTTCGATTACATTTCTGATGCCCAAATACAATGGGCAGATATGGGGGCTGTATATGATAAAATTATAATTGGAGATAAAGAATATGATTTTGTTAAAGGTGTGGAGAACTTTAAAAATAAAATGCTTACTTATTTTCCTGATGAAAAACAGGCTATAGATGCTTATGTGAACTTGGTTTTTAAAGCAATAAAAACAAGTCAGAAATTTTATATGGACAAAGCTTTGCCCCCAATTATGAGCTCACTTATTGGTGGTAAAATGCGCAAACCTTTTTATAATTTCTCTGATAAGACCACTTATGAAGTTTTAAGTTCTATCACTAAAAATGAAGAACTTATAAAAGTACTCTCTGGTCAGTATGGAGATTATGGTTTACCTCCAAAACAAAGCAGTTTTGTTATGCATGCAGCTGTAGCCAAACATTATTTTGCTGGTGGAAGTTTTCCTATTGGAGGCTCGTCTGAAATTGCAAAAACAATTGATAAAGTTATAGAAAAAGCTGGTGGAACTATTTTAATTAGCGCAGAAGTTGATGAAATCATCATTAAAAACAACAAAGCCGTTGGTGTACAAATGAAAGATGGAAAAACCTTTACAGCAAAAAATATTATTTCTGGAGCAGGAATTATGACTACCTATAACAAATTAATTCCGTCAGATATTGCAGAGAAACATCAACTAAAACAACAATTACAAACCGTAAAAAGATCGGTTTCTCATGCTTGTTTATATATTGGCTTAAAAGGCTCTCCTGAAGAACTAAAGCTGCCAAAAACGAATTATTGGATCTATCCTAACAACATAGATCATGATACAGCTATAGATAATTATGTGCATAATTTAAATGCTGATTTTCCAGTAGTTTATATTTCATTTCCTTCAGCAAAAGACCCTGATTGGACTAACAGATACCCAGGAAAAAGTACCATAGATATTATTACATTATTGCCTTATGACGGTTTTAAAAATTGGGATGGCACCAAATGGATGAAACGTGGCGAAGAATATGAAGCATTAAAAGAAAAAATCTCAAAGCGATTATTAGAAGTTTTATTTAAACACATACCACAGGCAAAAGACAAAATTGAACATTATGAACTCTCTACACCTTTAACAACAAAGCATTTTATCAATTATGACGAAGGTGAAATTTATGGTTTAGACCACACACCAAAACGTTTTAGACAAAAATTCTTAAAGCCAAGAACACCTATTAAAAACTTTTATTTAACTGGGCAAGATGTTGTCACTGCAGGAGTCGCAGCAGCTTTATTTTCTGGTGTAATTACAACATCTGCAATGACAGGAAAAAATATTATTAAAAAAGTAATGAAAGGATAA